The stretch of DNA AAACTTAAGGAGGAACTGCTTGGTGAGGTTAGAGATATGAATAAATTGCCTGAAGCGCACGAGCAAGGAAAAATTGCCGAACTTCAAGAAAAACTTCTGGCGGATGGCCATCTAGAATCAATAAAACAGCTTGCCGCTTCTAAAGATGCATATGCGAGGCTTGCTGCAGAGTTTGATAACTATAGGAAACGAAGTGAAAAGGAAAAGGCGGAAGCAAGAAGTGCAGGCGCAGCAAAACTACTCTTGCCATTGCTTTCGTTTGCTGATGAATTGGAGCTTGCCTGTAAATCCGCCACATTGGATAAAGAAAGTGGAGAAAACAACATAGCCGCCAATGAACAGGAAATAAAATTGAAGCAAGGGCTTGAGATGCTAAATAAGAAATTTGAGGCGTTTTTGCTTGCAAACGGCGTTTCAAGGATAAAGACAGATGGACAGGCGTTTAATGCTGAATTGCACGATGCAGTGATGCTGCAAGACGACAAGGAAGATAACATAATTTTATTTGAAATACAGCCAGGTTACATGCTAAACGGCTCTGTGTTGAGGCATGC from Candidatus Parvarchaeota archaeon encodes:
- a CDS encoding nucleotide exchange factor GrpE, with the protein product MDMDKLKRQKEEEKSRHEPQRQTGQSPKNDKGTAEKSNPVAFGEQEKQARAASDKKIIEKLKEELLGEVRDMNKLPEAHEQGKIAELQEKLLADGHLESIKQLAASKDAYARLAAEFDNYRKRSEKEKAEARSAGAAKLLLPLLSFADELELACKSATLDKESGENNIAANEQEIKLKQGLEMLNKKFEAFLLANGVSRIKTDGQAFNAELHDAVMLQDDKEDNIILFEIQPGYMLNGSVLRHAKVCVSKNEEKAGNRQK